A stretch of the Teredinibacter haidensis genome encodes the following:
- a CDS encoding HypC/HybG/HupF family hydrogenase formation chaperone: MCLAIPMKIREIREDIANCEAAGVFRDVNLHLIDGQQPQEGDYVLVHLGYAIQKVPAPDAQASRETYDAMQAKQITAISNEGANSGGSHA, encoded by the coding sequence ATGTGCCTAGCAATTCCCATGAAAATTCGAGAGATCCGTGAGGATATCGCCAACTGCGAAGCAGCTGGTGTTTTTCGAGATGTAAATCTTCATTTAATCGATGGGCAGCAGCCACAAGAAGGCGACTACGTGCTCGTTCACCTGGGTTACGCCATCCAAAAGGTACCTGCTCCCGATGCACAGGCCAGCAGAGAAACCTACGACGCAATGCAAGCAAAACAAATAACTGCAATAAGTAACGAAGGGGCTAACTCTGGAGGCTCTCATGCATGA
- the hypF gene encoding carbamoyltransferase HypF translates to MIARHYILGGLVQGVGFRPFVHGLATKLNLNGWVQNVNGRVLVLVEGDEAAITQFEQRLITDAPPLAKPTIRDRLDKTVHRLKTFVILGSDAQANTHTISEIHLPADLYCCPDCQWELLHDDDRRHCYAFINCTQCGPRYTIIDELPYDRCSTSMRDFELCEDCTKEYYNTQDRRFHAEPLACPKCGPQIEFTSKLEGKKADSLNTACKAIDNGQIIAVKGIGGFHLICDAYNQTAISWLRQTKPRAHKPLAVMLLPAQLGEHSLASEAHIQQLISPVRPIVLCPKRPESKLPDSIAPGLNEIGIIFPYSPLHFLLMDQLQRPLVVTSANISGEPVITDSKDVLNRLSHLIDGVLDHNRPIRRPADDSVIQICAEKAHTLRIGRGLAPLELRSPYPLLDGETLLATGAQSKNTLCLSFANRLVVSPHIADMDSLPSQELFEMLATDFARLYQRTPHIIAHDAHPDYATSRWAKKQKVKQHAVYHHDAHASSLYAQTGSNDLKADETIIAFTWDGVGLGSDNGLWGGECLFGKPGQWQRMFHLKPFKIPGGDRAAREPWRIADSLRLHCGKSFKSNDPLLQSMWEQNINSPLTSAIGRLLDGCSALLGVCKNASFEGQAPMQLAAIAETSDTHKYIDLPIVGEEVIWLGLIKWLMRNQQDQAFAARVVHNTLAHSLLRQALLLSEQTHITTVGVSGGVFQNRLLIEHLSHLLPEHGLKLHHPQSVPVNDGGLCIGQAIEAAAVLKKSSKKLSEVIPA, encoded by the coding sequence ATGATTGCCCGGCATTATATTTTGGGGGGCTTAGTACAGGGCGTCGGTTTTCGTCCTTTTGTACACGGTTTGGCAACCAAGCTCAATCTCAACGGCTGGGTGCAGAACGTTAACGGCCGCGTATTGGTCTTAGTTGAGGGTGACGAAGCAGCCATCACACAATTTGAACAGAGGCTGATCACCGACGCGCCGCCACTTGCAAAGCCGACCATTCGCGATCGCCTCGACAAAACGGTTCATCGACTAAAAACATTTGTGATCCTCGGTAGCGATGCACAAGCAAACACACATACCATCAGCGAAATTCACCTTCCTGCCGATCTTTACTGCTGCCCCGACTGCCAATGGGAACTTCTACACGATGATGATCGCCGACACTGTTACGCTTTTATAAACTGTACCCAATGCGGTCCGCGCTACACCATTATCGATGAACTTCCGTATGACCGCTGCTCAACTTCTATGAGAGATTTTGAGCTATGCGAGGACTGTACAAAAGAATATTACAACACCCAAGACAGACGATTTCACGCCGAGCCTCTTGCCTGCCCGAAATGCGGCCCTCAAATCGAATTTACCAGTAAGCTTGAAGGGAAAAAAGCGGACAGTTTAAATACCGCCTGCAAAGCTATTGATAACGGTCAGATTATTGCTGTAAAGGGCATCGGCGGTTTTCACTTAATTTGCGATGCCTATAACCAGACAGCAATTAGCTGGTTACGACAGACCAAACCCCGCGCCCATAAACCTTTGGCAGTAATGCTACTGCCAGCGCAATTGGGTGAACATAGCCTAGCCAGCGAAGCCCATATACAACAATTAATTTCACCTGTTCGACCAATTGTACTTTGCCCCAAACGACCCGAGTCGAAACTACCAGATTCAATTGCACCGGGTTTAAACGAAATTGGTATTATTTTTCCCTACAGCCCCCTACACTTTTTGCTTATGGATCAACTGCAGCGACCGCTTGTGGTTACCTCTGCCAATATCAGTGGTGAACCGGTAATAACCGATTCCAAAGACGTGCTAAACCGCCTGTCACATCTAATCGATGGGGTACTCGATCACAATCGACCTATTCGCCGTCCCGCAGATGATTCGGTTATACAAATATGTGCAGAAAAAGCTCATACGCTTAGAATTGGTCGTGGCCTCGCTCCCCTAGAATTGCGCTCGCCGTACCCCCTTCTGGACGGAGAAACCCTACTTGCAACCGGAGCCCAAAGTAAAAACACACTGTGCCTTAGTTTCGCCAATCGGCTTGTGGTCTCACCACATATAGCAGATATGGACAGCCTGCCCAGCCAGGAACTTTTCGAAATGCTTGCCACAGACTTTGCGCGCCTTTACCAGAGAACACCACATATCATTGCCCACGACGCCCATCCGGATTACGCCACTAGCCGCTGGGCAAAAAAACAAAAGGTCAAACAGCACGCGGTTTATCACCACGATGCTCACGCAAGCAGCTTATATGCTCAAACTGGAAGCAATGATTTAAAAGCAGACGAGACAATAATCGCCTTTACCTGGGACGGCGTTGGTCTCGGTAGCGACAATGGCCTTTGGGGGGGGGAATGTCTGTTCGGAAAACCCGGCCAATGGCAGCGCATGTTCCACTTAAAGCCTTTTAAAATACCGGGCGGAGATAGAGCAGCGCGAGAACCCTGGCGCATTGCCGATAGCTTGAGGCTGCACTGCGGGAAAAGCTTTAAATCCAACGATCCCCTTCTGCAGTCCATGTGGGAACAAAATATAAATTCGCCTTTAACCTCGGCGATCGGACGCCTGCTTGACGGCTGCTCTGCACTGCTGGGCGTATGTAAAAACGCCAGCTTCGAAGGCCAGGCACCAATGCAACTCGCGGCCATTGCCGAAACCTCCGACACCCATAAATATATTGATCTCCCTATTGTTGGCGAAGAAGTTATCTGGCTTGGCCTAATCAAATGGCTTATGCGCAACCAGCAGGATCAAGCCTTTGCAGCGCGCGTTGTACACAACACACTGGCTCATTCACTGTTGCGACAAGCCCTGCTGCTTTCGGAACAAACACACATCACAACCGTTGGTGTCAGTGGCGGTGTATTCCAGAACCGCCTTTTGATCGAACACCTTAGCCATTTATTACCAGAGCACGGATTAAAACTTCACCACCCACAATCTGTTCCGGTCAATGATGGAGGCCTGTGTATCGGCCAGGCGATAGAGGCCGCTGCCGTATTGAAAAAGAGTTCAAAAAAGTTAAGCGAAGTTATACCCGCATAA
- the hypD gene encoding hydrogenase formation protein HypD, translated as MTPLDARYWLEKIHRLPAPKSPFNLLNVCGGHERSITQAGLRSALPNWLKLIPGPGCPVCVCPESDIALAISIALNEDVTLAAFGDMLRVPINNASKTNLLPKSIRSMELAKAAGADIRAIASPMEVRKLALANPERTIVFFAAGFETTMAPVAALVYERYRGSLPKNIQFLISGRRTWPAVARLLGDERSAPINAMIAPGHVATIMGADEWQFVVDDYQLPTAIAGFQSESLLHAFYCVLKHALQGNPQLVNCYPEAVTAKGNSVAQTILHKIFDINSANWRGIGMIDNSGYQLQPELDTINADKTFSSYRDKLHTLITQDAMPKSCQCADVVMARTRPNQCPLYGTSCTPRQPVGPCMVSDEGACKIWWSART; from the coding sequence ATGACCCCGCTTGATGCGCGCTATTGGCTGGAAAAAATTCATCGCCTTCCAGCGCCAAAATCGCCATTCAATTTGCTAAATGTATGCGGGGGACACGAGCGCAGTATTACCCAAGCGGGGTTACGTTCGGCACTTCCCAACTGGCTAAAGTTAATCCCCGGCCCGGGTTGTCCCGTGTGTGTATGCCCAGAATCAGATATTGCTCTGGCGATAAGTATCGCATTAAACGAAGATGTGACACTCGCTGCTTTTGGGGATATGTTGCGTGTACCGATTAACAACGCAAGCAAAACGAACCTGCTTCCGAAATCCATTCGCTCCATGGAGCTGGCAAAGGCCGCTGGTGCCGATATTCGCGCTATTGCATCGCCGATGGAAGTGCGTAAGCTTGCGCTGGCCAATCCCGAAAGAACAATCGTGTTCTTTGCCGCTGGCTTTGAAACCACGATGGCTCCGGTGGCAGCACTTGTTTACGAACGATACCGCGGCAGTCTTCCAAAAAACATTCAATTTTTGATTTCCGGACGCCGCACCTGGCCTGCGGTCGCACGGCTTTTGGGTGATGAACGCTCCGCCCCCATTAACGCCATGATCGCCCCGGGCCACGTTGCTACCATTATGGGCGCCGATGAATGGCAGTTTGTAGTCGACGACTATCAATTGCCAACCGCGATCGCTGGATTTCAAAGCGAAAGCCTGCTACACGCCTTTTACTGTGTGCTAAAGCACGCACTGCAAGGTAACCCTCAACTAGTCAACTGTTATCCAGAGGCGGTCACAGCGAAGGGAAATTCCGTCGCACAAACAATCCTCCATAAGATTTTTGACATAAACAGTGCAAACTGGCGTGGTATAGGTATGATCGACAATTCTGGCTACCAATTACAGCCGGAACTAGACACCATCAATGCAGATAAAACATTTTCGTCTTATAGAGACAAGCTCCATACTCTTATCACGCAAGATGCCATGCCGAAAAGCTGCCAGTGCGCTGATGTGGTGATGGCTCGCACACGTCCCAACCAATGTCCACTTTACGGGACAAGCTGTACACCGAGACAACCGGTTGGCCCGTGCATGGTATCCGACGAAGGTGCCTGCAAGATTTGGTGGAGTGCTCGCACTTAA
- a CDS encoding glycosyl hydrolase family 8, with amino-acid sequence MNGETKVNRARNNIIGTMLIVVVLAILGCDNTEKESVNTSDNLAVGAVATGHYANLFVAAGYSAADVKNRIDSAFQLLFFGDPDTQAIYYPSGGNDNGPLAYIYDVNSKDVRSEGMSYGMMIAVQLNKKEVFDSIWNWSLTYMYNRGETHPAKGFFAWSVKTSGEIIDEMPAPDGEEYFATALYFAAERWGNGEGIYNYSHYADTILHDIRHREVITGMTMRGEMTGGNLFDEDAKMVRFTPDIANADHTDASYHLPSFYEVWSRVGPKEDRDFWKKAAQVSRDYFVKAAHSETGLTPDYGNFDGTPWAAPWRAESEDFRYDAWRTAMNWSMDWSWWAADPRQQELSNRLQRFFESQGLEDYQSLYSLEGKMLGGGQTTGIVAMNATAGMAANEARKHDFIRALWELSVPTGPYRYYDGMLYMMAFLHCGGEYKAWLPTP; translated from the coding sequence ATGAATGGGGAAACGAAGGTAAATAGAGCCAGGAATAACATAATTGGAACGATGTTGATTGTTGTTGTGTTAGCGATTTTGGGGTGTGATAACACCGAAAAAGAGAGCGTAAACACTTCGGACAATTTGGCAGTGGGTGCGGTGGCAACGGGCCACTATGCCAATTTATTTGTTGCGGCGGGTTATTCTGCTGCCGACGTAAAAAATAGGATTGACTCTGCTTTCCAATTGTTATTTTTTGGTGACCCTGATACCCAGGCGATTTACTACCCCAGTGGCGGTAATGACAACGGTCCCCTAGCCTATATCTATGATGTTAACAGCAAGGATGTGCGGTCGGAAGGTATGTCTTACGGCATGATGATCGCGGTACAGCTGAATAAAAAAGAGGTATTTGATTCAATCTGGAATTGGTCGCTCACTTATATGTACAACAGAGGTGAAACGCATCCGGCAAAAGGTTTCTTCGCGTGGTCGGTGAAAACGAGCGGTGAGATTATAGATGAAATGCCAGCGCCAGACGGTGAAGAGTATTTCGCCACAGCATTGTATTTTGCTGCAGAGCGCTGGGGTAATGGGGAAGGCATTTATAACTACAGTCATTACGCAGATACCATTCTGCATGATATTCGTCACCGGGAAGTTATCACCGGTATGACCATGCGTGGCGAAATGACAGGCGGTAATCTTTTCGACGAAGATGCGAAAATGGTTCGCTTTACACCTGATATTGCCAATGCTGACCACACCGATGCCTCCTATCACTTGCCATCGTTTTATGAGGTTTGGTCAAGGGTAGGGCCAAAAGAAGATCGTGATTTTTGGAAGAAAGCAGCGCAAGTCAGCCGTGACTATTTTGTAAAAGCAGCTCACTCGGAGACGGGGTTAACTCCTGACTATGGTAATTTCGATGGCACGCCCTGGGCAGCGCCCTGGCGAGCTGAATCTGAGGATTTTCGCTACGATGCTTGGCGTACGGCAATGAACTGGTCGATGGATTGGTCGTGGTGGGCTGCAGACCCTCGTCAGCAGGAGTTGAGTAATCGTCTGCAGCGGTTTTTTGAGTCTCAGGGCTTGGAAGACTATCAAAGCCTCTATTCGCTTGAGGGAAAGATGTTGGGTGGTGGTCAAACAACCGGTATTGTTGCGATGAATGCGACGGCCGGCATGGCTGCAAATGAGGCCAGAAAACATGACTTTATTCGTGCCTTGTGGGAGCTATCTGTTCCCACGGGCCCTTACCGTTACTATGATGGAATGCTCTATATGATGGCGTTTTTACATTGTGGTGGGGAGTACAAGGCCTGGCTGCCGACACCTTAA
- the hypB gene encoding hydrogenase nickel incorporation protein HypB, which produces MCETCGCNLHPRKQQPISTTAHFVPAKIAVDEHSHDMLHNIMSRNDHQAARNRATLNRHGIFCVNLMSSPGAGKTSLLESTIKKFGKKYRIAVIEGDLETENDANRIRQQGVPAVQITTGSACHLDAHYIHQALHQLDLENIDLLFIENIGNLVCPAAFDLGQNASVALLSTTEGDDKPLKYPILFQKVEGLVISKIELLDFFDDFSVERAENNFRKLANQNPVWKVSAKTGAGMDGWLKWLNTRTQALNMATKVIGETV; this is translated from the coding sequence ATGTGTGAAACTTGTGGCTGCAACCTTCACCCCAGAAAACAACAACCTATATCGACAACAGCCCATTTTGTCCCGGCAAAAATCGCCGTCGACGAACACAGCCATGATATGTTGCACAATATTATGTCTCGCAACGATCACCAGGCTGCTCGCAATAGAGCAACATTAAATCGCCACGGCATATTTTGTGTGAACCTTATGTCATCGCCAGGGGCAGGGAAAACATCTTTACTTGAAAGCACCATCAAAAAATTCGGCAAGAAATATCGAATTGCCGTTATAGAAGGCGATCTCGAAACGGAAAACGATGCAAACCGTATTCGCCAGCAAGGCGTTCCCGCGGTGCAGATCACGACGGGCAGTGCCTGTCATCTAGATGCCCACTATATTCACCAGGCGCTGCACCAATTAGACCTGGAAAATATCGATCTATTATTTATTGAAAATATCGGAAATTTGGTTTGCCCCGCCGCCTTCGACTTGGGTCAAAATGCGAGTGTTGCATTGCTCTCCACAACCGAAGGTGACGACAAGCCGCTTAAGTACCCCATTTTGTTTCAGAAAGTTGAAGGTTTGGTTATAAGCAAAATCGAACTATTGGATTTTTTTGATGATTTTTCTGTAGAACGTGCCGAAAATAATTTTCGTAAACTGGCCAACCAAAATCCCGTATGGAAGGTCTCCGCAAAAACCGGGGCAGGCATGGACGGCTGGCTGAAATGGTTAAACACCCGCACCCAAGCTCTGAATATGGCAACAAAAGTGATTGGCGAAACCGTATGA
- the hypE gene encoding hydrogenase expression/formation protein HypE: protein MAKITLAHGNGGLFMRELVDNVFAKRLTNSFLNTEKDAAYLHLDGGNWSMTTDGFTVQPLFFPGGDIGSLAIHGTVNDLSVSGATPKYLSLNAIIEEGLEFSDLEKIVDSMASAAKQANINIVTGDTKVVPKGHGGGVYFATTGIGKRIEQLQLDESKIKADDAILVSGAIGNHGIAVMMAREAFGLRSDIVSDSANIWPLVNILCKLQQPDKVTLLRDPTRGGLNMVVQDWNRISTLGVDLFEESLPIQPAVQSVCDMLGYDPFNLACEGRVVAIVDSTIAEETLALWKQCDNGKGAAIIGRFTKNHQRVVMHTSIGGQRVLNPLEDEPLPRIC, encoded by the coding sequence ATGGCGAAAATAACGCTGGCACACGGTAATGGCGGTTTATTTATGCGCGAACTGGTGGACAACGTTTTTGCCAAACGTCTAACCAATAGTTTCCTCAACACCGAAAAAGACGCAGCTTATTTACATCTCGATGGCGGTAACTGGTCCATGACAACCGATGGATTTACCGTTCAGCCTCTATTTTTTCCGGGCGGAGACATCGGTAGCCTCGCTATCCACGGAACCGTTAATGACCTTTCTGTATCGGGCGCGACCCCAAAATATTTAAGCCTTAATGCCATTATTGAAGAAGGCCTTGAATTTTCAGACCTGGAAAAAATAGTCGATTCAATGGCCAGTGCAGCAAAACAAGCCAATATCAACATTGTAACCGGCGACACCAAGGTTGTTCCCAAAGGGCACGGCGGCGGAGTTTACTTCGCTACAACAGGCATTGGCAAACGAATAGAGCAATTGCAATTAGACGAAAGTAAAATCAAAGCCGACGACGCTATTCTGGTATCAGGCGCTATTGGCAACCACGGTATTGCGGTAATGATGGCAAGAGAAGCCTTTGGATTACGCAGTGATATTGTCAGCGATTCGGCCAACATCTGGCCTCTGGTCAATATTCTCTGCAAGCTACAGCAACCCGATAAGGTAACACTGCTACGCGACCCCACCCGGGGCGGGCTGAATATGGTAGTACAGGACTGGAACAGAATATCGACTCTGGGCGTAGATTTATTTGAAGAAAGCCTGCCTATTCAACCGGCCGTACAATCTGTTTGCGATATGCTTGGATATGACCCTTTTAACCTCGCCTGTGAAGGCCGAGTTGTCGCGATTGTGGATTCCACAATCGCAGAAGAAACGCTCGCCCTGTGGAAACAATGCGACAATGGAAAAGGTGCCGCCATTATTGGACGCTTTACAAAAAACCACCAACGGGTTGTTATGCACACATCCATTGGCGGTCAACGCGTATTAAACCCTCTCGAAGATGAGCCTCTACCAAGGATTTGTTAA
- a CDS encoding hydrogenase maturation nickel metallochaperone HypA — protein sequence MHEFSLCQNLLREALKIAKDQYRQLHPNYNDTTSNLIITALTVQLSLFSGVDKHLLKRAFDVALHDFHRYWPSHKQHANSTHNSVFFSPIVPLYIEEIPAAIYCRDCEERYEVDAQRFRKNYLACLNNENHNTQMLSGDEMLLVNIKMHEEPADLKLNIFRHFSNPEEDNSHV from the coding sequence ATGCATGAGTTCAGTCTATGTCAAAACCTCCTACGAGAAGCGTTGAAAATAGCAAAAGACCAATATCGCCAGCTGCACCCGAATTACAACGACACCACCAGTAACCTCATTATTACCGCGCTCACGGTTCAGCTGAGTCTATTTTCAGGCGTCGACAAACATTTACTCAAACGCGCTTTTGATGTTGCTCTTCACGATTTTCACCGTTACTGGCCCTCCCACAAACAACACGCCAACAGTACTCACAATAGTGTTTTCTTTTCTCCCATCGTTCCACTTTATATAGAAGAAATTCCCGCCGCCATTTATTGCCGGGACTGCGAAGAAAGGTACGAAGTAGACGCACAGAGGTTTCGCAAAAATTACCTAGCCTGTCTTAACAACGAGAATCACAATACTCAAATGCTTTCTGGCGATGAGATGCTGCTTGTTAATATAAAAATGCATGAAGAGCCGGCAGATTTAAAACTGAATATTTTTAGACATTTTTCTAATCCCGAGGAGGACAACTCCCATGTGTGA
- a CDS encoding endo-1,4-beta-xylanase encodes MKAIHSIAFGLGLALASAVQAQSDVAPVVIEAEDGTLGANFDTGVGTDDPSEYIYPNNDHGDVGTTDEPGSDGRVATYSVTLPQAGDYDIYFRFAVGPDVGSDDSFFVGLGALNPLAVDGWTMCNGLWEFGYTEANIVVDGAGSSGAGESFRWVSMTAWDGCQLGVTATADTLTQTFSYGARENGLFIDKFVFGLKGDEFTVADLTEGRAATGAVPVVTLPPIANGIEGKYLGSAYSSSQSVQFTGYFNQLVPENAGKWGSVEATRDTMNWGTLDEAYDFAQSNDIPFRMHVLVWGNQQPAWIEGLTQEEQLEEITEWFDAVAARYPNIDYLEVANEVINDPPSGEGNGNYIDALGGAADNAWLKTAFSMARDRFPNATLLINEYNVLSGGVLDDYKAIIEDLQTDSLVDGIGIQAHAFSTRGPASGIQAALDSLAETGLPIYITEMDIDGNPTAAEDEVFSSEESDMIQLAEYKRLFPVIWDHDAVAGVTLWGYRPGLWRDDQEAFLVNEDGDDRPAAKWLRSYVQGSNAVPVIDSNSLQLSVDEEVLDGTTVANLIADDPDGENANLTNWTIVGGTGLGRFTLETDADGTGLLFVSAGSVLDYETAASYTLDVIVSDENYADSAVTTVTINLNDIENDGVVGEQTIWPAIGENDGNGEGGGGAANAAFLLMLALFGFGAYRPRRKH; translated from the coding sequence ATGAAAGCGATACATTCCATAGCTTTTGGCTTGGGGCTTGCCCTGGCCTCGGCTGTTCAGGCACAGTCCGACGTGGCTCCTGTCGTTATCGAAGCGGAAGATGGTACTTTGGGTGCCAACTTCGATACTGGTGTAGGCACCGATGACCCGTCCGAATATATTTATCCAAATAATGATCATGGTGATGTAGGGACAACGGATGAGCCAGGTTCTGACGGCCGCGTAGCGACCTACAGCGTTACCCTCCCGCAGGCGGGTGATTACGATATTTATTTCCGTTTTGCTGTGGGGCCAGATGTGGGAAGCGATGACAGTTTCTTTGTTGGCCTTGGCGCTTTAAACCCTTTAGCTGTAGATGGCTGGACTATGTGTAACGGCCTCTGGGAGTTTGGTTACACCGAGGCCAATATTGTCGTGGATGGTGCGGGCAGTAGTGGTGCTGGAGAGTCATTTAGGTGGGTGAGCATGACGGCATGGGATGGCTGTCAGCTAGGTGTAACTGCGACTGCCGATACACTTACCCAAACCTTTAGTTACGGTGCTCGTGAAAACGGCTTGTTTATTGATAAGTTCGTATTTGGATTGAAAGGTGACGAATTTACAGTTGCCGACCTCACCGAAGGTCGTGCCGCTACTGGAGCAGTACCTGTTGTAACACTCCCTCCAATTGCCAATGGAATTGAAGGTAAGTACCTTGGTAGTGCTTATAGCTCCTCCCAAAGTGTTCAGTTTACTGGTTACTTTAATCAACTTGTGCCAGAAAATGCCGGTAAGTGGGGTTCTGTTGAAGCAACTCGCGATACCATGAATTGGGGCACCTTAGACGAAGCGTATGATTTCGCTCAGAGCAACGATATTCCTTTCCGTATGCACGTATTGGTGTGGGGAAATCAACAGCCAGCTTGGATTGAAGGCCTTACGCAAGAAGAGCAATTGGAAGAAATTACCGAGTGGTTCGATGCCGTTGCTGCAAGGTACCCCAATATCGACTACCTTGAAGTTGCCAACGAAGTTATCAATGACCCTCCCTCTGGTGAAGGAAACGGTAATTACATCGATGCTCTGGGTGGTGCCGCTGATAACGCATGGCTGAAAACCGCGTTTAGCATGGCCCGCGATCGCTTTCCCAATGCCACGTTATTGATCAATGAATATAACGTTCTTTCTGGCGGTGTGCTGGATGACTACAAAGCAATAATTGAAGATTTACAGACAGATTCACTGGTTGATGGTATCGGTATTCAGGCTCACGCGTTCTCGACTCGTGGTCCAGCTTCGGGTATTCAGGCAGCACTGGATTCTCTCGCTGAAACTGGCTTACCTATTTACATTACTGAAATGGATATAGATGGTAACCCTACTGCGGCTGAAGACGAAGTCTTTAGCTCGGAAGAGTCCGATATGATTCAGCTTGCTGAATATAAGCGCCTTTTCCCGGTAATTTGGGATCATGATGCTGTTGCCGGTGTAACCCTATGGGGTTACCGTCCGGGTCTTTGGAGAGATGATCAAGAAGCTTTCCTTGTTAATGAGGATGGTGATGATCGCCCGGCTGCGAAGTGGTTGCGCAGCTACGTTCAAGGCTCCAATGCTGTTCCTGTGATAGATAGCAACAGTCTGCAACTTAGCGTTGACGAAGAAGTACTTGATGGTACTACCGTTGCGAATCTGATAGCGGATGACCCCGATGGGGAAAATGCGAACCTGACTAATTGGACGATTGTTGGTGGTACCGGTTTGGGTCGCTTTACTCTTGAAACAGATGCTGATGGCACAGGCCTGCTCTTCGTTTCTGCTGGATCCGTGCTCGATTACGAAACAGCCGCAAGTTATACGCTGGACGTGATTGTATCGGACGAAAACTATGCGGATTCGGCGGTTACAACAGTGACTATCAATCTAAACGATATTGAAAATGACGGTGTTGTCGGTGAGCAAACCATCTGGCCAGCCATTGGCGAGAACGATGGTAATGGCGAAGGTGGCGGTGGTGCTGCTAATGCTGCGTTCCTGCTGATGTTGGCCCTGTTTGGCTTCGGCGCGTATCGTCCACGACGTAAGCACTAG
- a CDS encoding substrate-binding periplasmic protein: MSSLHIQPDPRCWGVSAYGCNPIHMIPIRLLPLERVVLSSLFGLAIFLFILLLSLRAFSQVDLINSSVKHIHIRHPLHEQEELLYARSTQYFVNLLKLAAKNSGYTLSREPVVLPSITGSRNARNLQSKLYDINWMHTNSEREQELLPIRIPLFRGLIGWRIFLVRREDSEKFAGIKVVDDIRSLTAGIGHDWPDIAIYRHNKYKIFSSSGRQSLVSMLKGRRIDYFPRAIPEAWKEIDLLNAHDIVVEDTLALRYHSAYYFFVTKENRELAELIEKGLQIAIDDGSFEKMFFEYYDDYLARTKLENRKVFNMANPHFRDVANPEDAKLWFEIEDYIRYKRTKAGIKY; the protein is encoded by the coding sequence ATGTCGTCGTTACACATTCAACCTGATCCCCGCTGTTGGGGTGTTTCTGCCTATGGATGCAACCCCATTCACATGATACCTATTCGGTTACTTCCCCTTGAAAGAGTTGTACTGAGTTCTCTTTTTGGTTTAGCCATTTTCCTGTTTATTTTACTGCTAAGTCTTCGGGCATTTTCTCAAGTTGATCTAATTAACTCCTCCGTTAAGCATATTCATATTCGCCATCCTCTGCATGAACAAGAAGAGCTATTGTATGCGAGAAGTACGCAATATTTTGTGAATTTGTTGAAGCTGGCTGCGAAAAATTCGGGGTATACCTTATCACGAGAGCCTGTTGTTCTTCCTTCTATTACGGGGAGCCGTAACGCGCGCAATCTGCAGTCTAAGCTGTACGATATCAACTGGATGCATACAAATAGTGAGCGAGAACAAGAGCTTCTCCCTATTCGGATTCCGTTGTTCCGTGGCTTAATTGGTTGGCGAATTTTTCTTGTGCGTCGAGAAGACAGCGAAAAATTTGCAGGAATAAAAGTTGTCGATGATATCCGTTCATTGACTGCAGGAATTGGACATGACTGGCCGGATATTGCAATTTATCGCCATAATAAATACAAAATATTTTCTTCTTCGGGACGACAAAGCTTGGTTTCCATGCTGAAAGGGCGGCGTATCGACTATTTTCCTCGCGCGATCCCAGAGGCTTGGAAAGAGATAGATCTTCTTAATGCTCATGACATTGTTGTGGAAGATACCTTGGCTCTTCGATACCATTCTGCGTATTATTTTTTTGTAACGAAGGAAAATAGAGAGCTAGCAGAGTTAATAGAGAAGGGGTTACAAATTGCTATTGACGATGGTTCATTCGAAAAAATGTTTTTTGAGTATTATGATGATTATTTGGCCAGAACAAAGCTTGAAAATCGTAAGGTATTCAATATGGCGAACCCTCATTTTCGGGACGTTGCGAACCCGGAAGATGCAAAACTCTGGTTTGAGATTGAAGACTATATACGTTACAAACGTACAAAAGCGGGTATTAAATATTAA